The following proteins come from a genomic window of Vallitalea longa:
- a CDS encoding NUDIX hydrolase, translating to MEKKIERLERKEVFNGKRVKLVIDKLRMPTGKEVNWELVTHPGAAAIIPVDNEGNIIMVRQYRNAADDYVLEIPAGGLEVGEDPSICAKRELEEETGYKSDNIEFLLKFYSSIGISDEMISIYVATDLQESVQNLDDDEYVTIERYKLDELINMIYTGELTDCKTITGLLAYKCKLEGIK from the coding sequence ATGGAAAAGAAAATAGAAAGACTAGAGAGAAAAGAAGTATTTAACGGAAAAAGAGTAAAATTGGTTATTGACAAGTTGAGAATGCCTACAGGAAAAGAAGTCAATTGGGAACTTGTCACTCATCCAGGAGCAGCTGCAATTATTCCTGTTGATAATGAAGGTAATATAATAATGGTTAGACAATACAGGAATGCAGCAGATGATTATGTACTTGAGATTCCAGCAGGCGGGTTGGAAGTAGGGGAAGATCCAAGTATATGTGCCAAGAGAGAATTGGAAGAAGAAACAGGATACAAATCAGATAATATTGAGTTCCTATTAAAATTTTATTCAAGTATTGGTATCTCAGATGAAATGATTAGTATATATGTTGCAACTGACTTACAAGAATCAGTTCAAAATCTTGATGATGATGAATATGTTACTATTGAGAGATACAAACTGGATGAATTGATTAATATGATATATACAGGTGAATTGACTGACTGTAAAACAATAACAGGATTGTTAGCGTATAAATGTAAATTAGAAGGTATTAAGTAA
- a CDS encoding stage II sporulation protein M — MTNVLGKYRKKISVFKIQFILFLVAVIIGSLFANNLGGNRVEEYKLLSGYFITKFPASNYLNIELFKFIIWKRIKLILGIWILGFTFFEVVINYIIVIYFGFSIGFLFSIGLITNGFKGYLMYIVLLLPQYIFYIPVIIYLIVKSTNFCSNLYSHRNRMRGFNINKQMFIEYFFVLVICIIFTIVGGIIETYINPQLVKWYISAINM; from the coding sequence GTGACTAATGTATTAGGAAAATATAGAAAGAAAATTAGCGTTTTCAAGATACAGTTTATACTTTTTTTGGTAGCTGTTATTATTGGTTCTTTATTTGCAAACAACTTAGGTGGAAATAGAGTAGAAGAATATAAGCTCTTATCAGGTTATTTTATTACCAAATTTCCAGCTAGTAATTATCTTAACATTGAATTGTTTAAATTTATTATCTGGAAAAGGATTAAATTGATTCTAGGGATATGGATTTTGGGATTTACATTTTTTGAAGTAGTGATCAACTATATCATAGTAATATATTTTGGATTTTCCATTGGTTTCTTATTCTCTATAGGATTAATAACAAATGGATTCAAAGGGTACTTGATGTATATTGTACTTTTGCTTCCTCAATACATATTTTATATTCCTGTAATCATATATTTGATTGTGAAAAGTACTAATTTCTGTTCTAATCTGTATAGCCATAGAAATAGAATGAGAGGATTTAATATAAATAAACAGATGTTTATAGAATATTTCTTTGTGCTTGTAATATGCATTATATTCACTATCGTAGGTGGTATTATAGAGACT